One Manihot esculenta cultivar AM560-2 chromosome 6, M.esculenta_v8, whole genome shotgun sequence DNA segment encodes these proteins:
- the LOC110616578 gene encoding probable pectate lyase 5, with amino-acid sequence MYFLNSQAFPSFVNFHLSHYASSPMGLLLFLFSVLAISSLVSSSPVQDPELVVNQVHRAINGSRRNLGYLSCGTGNPIDDCWRCDPNWEKNRQRLADCAIGFGKKAIGGRDGKIYVVTDSSDDDAVNPKPGTLRHAVIQDDPLWIIFARDMTIKLKEELIMNSFKTIDGRGASVHIAGGPCITIQFVTNIIIHGLHIHDCKPGGNAYVRDSPRHYGWRTVSDGDGVSIFGGSHIWVDHNSLSNCNDGLVDAIHGSTAITISNNYMTHHDKVMLLGHSDSYTQDKNMQVTIAFNHFGEGLVQRMPRCRHGYFHVVNNDYTHWEMYAIGGSAAPTINSQGNRFVAPDIRFSKEVTKHEDAPESEWKNWNWRSEGDLLVNGAFFTASGAGASSSYAKASSLSARPSSLVGSITVGSGALNCKKGVRC; translated from the exons ATGTACTTCCTAAACTCTCAAGCTTTTCCCTCCTTTGTTAATTTCCATCTTTCACACTACGCCTCATCACCAATGGGtctccttctctttctcttctctgtccTCGCCATCTCTTCCCTCGTTTCCTCTTCCCCAGTTCAGGACCCAGAGCTTGTCGTAAACCAAGTACATAG GGCCATCAACGGCTCCAGGAGGAACTTGGGTTATCTCTCTTGTGGAACTGGGAACCCCATCGACGATTGCTGGAGATGCGACCCCAATTGGGAGAAGAACCGCCAGCGCTTGGCGGATTGTGCCATTGGGTTCGGTAAGAAAGCCATTGGCGGAAGAGATGGAAAAATTTACGTGGTGACAGATTCCAGTGATGATGACGCTGTGAATCCTAAGCCAGGGACTTTGAGGCATGCAGTGATTCAAGATGATCCATTGTGGATCATTTTTGCTCGTGACATGACTATTAAATTAAAGGAAGAGCTGATCATGAACTCTTTCAAGACCATCGATGGTAGAGGTGCTAGCGTCCACATTGCAGGTGGTCCGTGCATTACTATACAATTTGTGACCAACATTATTATTCATGGACTACACATACACGACTGTAAGCCAGGAGGGAATGCTTATGTGAGGGACTCCCCACGGCACTACGGGTGGAGGACTGTATCAGACGGTGATGGAGTGTCCATCTTTGGTGGCAGCCACATTTGGGTGGACCATAACTCATTGTCAAATTGTAACGATGGACTGGTTGATGCAATTCATGGGTCCACAGCAATCACAATTTCAAACAATTACATGACCCACCATGATAAAGTAATGTTACTAGGTCACAGCGATTCCTACACTCAAGACAAGAACATGCAGGTCACTATAGCCTTCAATCACTTTGGAGAAGGGCTTGTCCAAAGGATGCCAag ATGCAGACATGGGTATTTCCATGTGGTCAACAATGACTACACCCATTGGGAAATGTATGCCATTGGAGGCAGTGCAGCACCAACCATCAACAGCCAAGGCAACAGATTTGTTGCACCTGATATTAGATTCAGCAAAGAG GTCACAAAGCATGAGGATGCACCAGAAAGTGAATGGAAGAACTGGAATTGGAGGTCTGAGGGAGACCTGCTGGTGAATGGTGCATTTTTCACAGCTTCAGGTGCAGGAGCCTCTTCAAGCTACGCTAAGGCATCAAGCTTGAGTGCTAGACCTTCTTCACTTGTGGGTTCCATAACTGTGGGATCAGGTGCCCTTAATTGCAAGAAAGGGGTTCGTTGCTGA
- the LOC110616705 gene encoding protein STICHEL-like 2: MMMDGRRHSVDIPISRTLIALRRVRSLRDPSTNSMSKFSALLENANWETNSTNEISLQFMGGCQQGGSDHNGLASLKNSGLNGKREEEVDDFEMRCDFGKSKTQLNSCENSGRVEKVGAPIRTKKLEGLDNCALNQEDVHGNKSLRERYCSNHRDKGWELACVTPLSNCLEDVDSTNELILGSPIVECMDQSMSRKKSQYKSQVKSSGMVGDVLSRLGSPCLSVSDALSSHSISFLANEEADLMIPNDPGCGISCCWTRTPRFRESNPFSDAEGRPLLFKDVAETASFGQRSWKLIANETPRSFSQKFRPKSFDELVGQNVVTKSLLNAISKGRITSLYIFHGPRGTGKTSASRIFAAALNCLSLEEFKPCCLCRECVLFFSGRIRDVKEIDSVRINRAERIRSLIKNASIPPVSSRFKVFIIDECHLLHGETWATILNSLENFSQHSVFVMITPDLEKLPRSAVTRSQRYHFPKIKDADIATRLGNICVEEGIDFDLVALDFIAAKSNGSLRDAEMMLDQLSLLGKRITMSLAYELIGVVSDDELLDLLDLALSSDTSNTVIRARDLMRSRIDPMQLVTQLANLIMDILAGKCEEDSSEIRRKFSRSHASETDMQRLSHALKILSETEKQLRMSKNQSTWLTVALLQLSSLETPSLNANDPKSSLRNAHDRDGDFCSTSSTEESLKLLFPCSCEDSKSHKLGMQGDCKATLESIWKGATELCQSNSLKNFLRKQGKLSSLCVNRDMAVAELEFHHPDYVSKAEKSWKMIASSLQLILGRNVEIRINLVLCAPVSKCTKLRKLSFSLFSCSRRMQQKSQLPMECRSNSDSSDHVSEKPMISDKAILTCSSDCRSQMPHNYPRVEVVRALRNTEGNVLSIGNASSHRSLQDDMQKLPAHGIDSSMEVRSSLENDVFPTQETEEPPNCFPRARRLQKRLHSSDNSKVIWMDNERANKLTLSVPGKKSFETYNSTDDSYVFGSNNYTNSRSEDELRENTVALCWRTPALPINKNWQLTDHRRRSPLVGWVLSCASAK, encoded by the exons ATGATGATGGATGGGCGGAGACATTCAGTTGACATTCCCATCTCAAGGACTCTTATAGCACTCAGGAGGGTGAGGTCTCTGAGGGATCCATCAACTAATTCCATGAGCAAATTCTCTGCTTTACTTGAAAATGCAAACTGGGAAACCAATTCCACTAATGAGATTTCTTTGCAATTCATGGGTGGTTGTCAACAAGGTGGTTCTGATCATAACGGCCTTGCAAGTTTGAAAAATTCAGGACTTAATGGAAAGAGGGAGGAAGAAGTTGATGATTTTGAAATGCGATGTGATTTTGGGAAATCCAAGACTCAGTTGAACTCTTGTGAGAATTCAGGTAGAGTAGAAAAGGTGGGGGCTCCTATTAGGACAAAGAAGCTTGAAGGATTGGATAATTGTGCCTTAAATCAGGAAGATGTTCATGGAAACAAGTCATTGCGTGAAAGATATTGTAGCAATCATAGGGACAAAGGATGGGAATTAGCATGTGTCACACCTTTGAGTAACTGCTTGGAGGATGTAGATTCAACTAATGAACTGATTTTAGGATCACCAATAGTAGAATGTATGGACCAGTCTATGTCAAGAAAGAAATCCCAATACAAAAGTCAAGTTAAATCATCTGGGATGGTGGGTGATGTTTTGAGTCGATTAGGTAGTCCATGCCTATCCGTAAGTGATGCTTTATCAAGCCATAGCATATCATTCCTTGCAAATGAAGAGGCTGATTTGATGATTCCAAATGACCCTGGATGTGGGATAAGCTGCTGCTGGACAAGAACCCCTAGATTCCGAGAATCAAATCCATTTTCTGATGCAGAAGGTCGTCCCTTGTTGTTCAAGGATGTGGCTGAGACAGCATCTTTTGGGCAAAGGAGCTGGAAGCTCATTGCCAATGAAACTCCAAGGAGTTTCAGCCAGAAGTTTAGGCCAAAATCTTTTGATGAATTGGTGGGACAAAATGTAGTGACAAAATCTCTTTTGAATGCTATTTCAAAAGGAAGGATAACCTCCTTATATATTTTCCATGGTCCCCGAGGCACAGGCAAGACCTCTGCATCAAGAATCTTTGCCGCAGCATTAAATTGTCTGTCACTTGAGGAGTTTAAACCATGCTGTCTATGTCGAGAATGTGTTCTGTTCTTTTCTGGAAGGATCAGGGATGTGAAAGAAATAGATTCAGTGAGAATTAATCGTGCGGAAAGGATTAGATCCCTAATTAAGAATGCGTCAATTCCTCCAGTTTCGTCACGGTTCAAGGTTTTCATCATTGATGAGTGTCACTTGTTGCATGGAGAGACATGGGCAACTATTCTAAACAGCCTAGAGAACTTTTCTCAACATTCTGTATTTGTGATGATCACACCTGATCTGGAAAAGCTGCCAAGAAGTGCAGTAACTCGGTCTCAAAGATATCATTTTCCAAAGATAAAAGATGCTGATATAGCAACCAGATTGGGGAATATTTGTGTTGAAGAGGGTATTGACTTTGATCTGGTTGCTTTAGACTTCATTGCTGCTAAATCAAATGGCTCACTTAGGGATGCAGAAATGATGCTTGATCAACTGAGTTTACTTGGTAAAAGAATCACAATGTCCTTGGCCTATGAGCTT ATCGGAGTTGTTTCTGATGATGAATTGCTCGATTTGCTGGATCTGGCTTTGTCATCTGACACTTCAAATACAGTTATAAGGGCCAGGGATTTGATGAGATCCAGGATTGATCCTATGCAACTTGTGACGCAATTGGCAAATCTCATTATGGATATACTTGCTGGCAAATGCGAAGAAGACAGTTCTGAAATTAGAAGGAAATTTTCAAGGAGTCATGCTT CTGAGACAGACATGCAGAGGTTGAGTCATGCATTGAAAATACTTTCTGAAACTGAGAAACAATTGAGGATGTCCAAAAATCAAAGCACATGGCTTACCGTAGCTCTTTTACAGTTGAGCTCTCTAGAAACTCCTTCCCTGAATGCAAATGATCCAAAGTCCTCTTTGAGGAATGCACATGACAGAG ATGGTGATTTTTGCAGTACGTCATCCACAGAGGAGAGCTTGAAGCTCCTTTTCCCTTGTTCGTGTGAAGACAGTAAGTCACATAAGTTGGGGATGCAGGGGGATTGTAAAGCAACACTGGAGTCAATATGGAAGGGAGCTACAGAATTGTGCCAATCAAATTCACTTAAGAATTTTCTAAGGAAACAGGGGAAGCTGTCTTCTCTTTGTGTAAATCGAG ATATGGCTGTAGCTGAATTGGAATTTCACCATCCTGACTATGTATCCAAGGCTGAGAAGTCATGGAAGATGATAGCAAGTTCACTGCAGTTGATTTTGGGTCGAAATGTGGAAATTCGAATTAATTTGGTACTTTGTGCTCCTGTGTCAAAGTGTACTAAACTGAGGAAGCTGTCTTTTAGTTTGTTTAGTTGTTCCCGCAGAATGCAGCAGAAATCACAATTACCAATGGAATGCAGAAGCAACTCCGACTCTTCTGATCATGTCTCTGAAAAGCCTATGATAAGTGACAAAGCTATCTTAACATGTTCTTCTGATTGTAGATCCCAAATGCCACATAACTATCCCAGAGTAGAAGTGGTAAGGGCTTTGAGAAATACCGAGGGGAATGTATTGAGCATAGGGAATGCCTCATCCCACAGATCATTACAAGATGATATGCAGAAACTCCCTGCACATGGAATTGATTCTTCTATGGAAGTAAGAAGCAGCCTTGAAAATGACGTTTTCCCTACTCAGGAAACTGAAGAGCCGCCAAACTGTTTTCCTAGAGCTCGGAGGCTCCAAAAGAGGTTACATTCATCTGACAATTCTAAAGTGATTTGGATGGATAATGAGCGAGCGAACAAGCTTACCCTTTCTGTTCCCGGAAAGAAATCCTTTGAAACGTACAACAGCACTGATGATTCTTATGTCTTCGGCAGCAACAATTACACCAACTCTAGAAGTGAGGATGA GCTGAGGGAGAACACAGTTGCCCTTTGTTGGAGAACACCCGCATTGCCCATTAACAAG AATTGGCAGTTGACGGATCACCGAAGAAGATCACCCTTAGTTGGGTGGGTTCTTTCCTGTGCCTCAGCAAAATAA